GATGATGATGTCCTCGGCATTGCGACTAACCAACTCCCGTGCAATGGTAAGACCGGTTATGCCCGCACCGACGATGAGTATTTCACATTCTAACTCCATCACACTCCCCTAGTCGAGTTGGTCTCGATAACTGCTGTCACGCTTATAATCATTTATCAACTATCCGCCGCCCTCTTTTGTAGCTTTAGCATTGTAACTTATTTAATCAATCATAGTTTATTATATTCTATTCATGGAAACTGGTAATGACATGGGTATTTTTGGCGGCGGCTATCCATGGTTGACCATCTACTCAAATTATGATATTGTAGTTTAATCCAACGCCAAGGAAAGGAGAGAATGTTCAAGGTAGGTGCGAAGGCCGTTTATCCCGCTCACGGCGTTGTTAAGGTAAAAGGGATAGAGATTAAAGAAATTTGCGGTACCAAGAAGGCATTTTACATACTTAAAGTTATCGATAGTGATGCTACCGTAATGGTTCCTACCGATAATGCCGGGATTGTCGGATTGAGACCGGTAATAACCAAGTCTGAAATTCCCAGCATATATCGTATACTCAGGGGCAAAAAAAGGGCTAGTAACTCCGGCAACGGCCACCAGAGCTGGAATAAGAGGTACCGTGAGTATGCGGAAAAGTTAAAAAGTGGAAATATATTGGAAGTCGCTACTGTCCTGAGAGATATCTACCTCCTCCAGAGTGAAAAGGAACTTTCCTTCGGGGAACGAAGGATCATGGATGCGGCGAGGGCTTTGTTGATCAAGGAAATCTCCATAGCCAAGAGCCTAGAAGAAGAGTCGGTTGCAGGAGAAATCGAGAAGCTTCTCAGCCAGTAGCCACGTTATCCGCGATTTAGCTATCCCTTTCCTTAGTATATGCCGCAAGATATT
The nucleotide sequence above comes from Thermodesulfobacteriota bacterium. Encoded proteins:
- a CDS encoding CarD family transcriptional regulator is translated as MFKVGAKAVYPAHGVVKVKGIEIKEICGTKKAFYILKVIDSDATVMVPTDNAGIVGLRPVITKSEIPSIYRILRGKKRASNSGNGHQSWNKRYREYAEKLKSGNILEVATVLRDIYLLQSEKELSFGERRIMDAARALLIKEISIAKSLEEESVAGEIEKLLSQ